Proteins encoded within one genomic window of Pongo abelii isolate AG06213 chromosome 18, NHGRI_mPonAbe1-v2.0_pri, whole genome shotgun sequence:
- the PRSS54 gene encoding inactive serine protease 54 isoform X2 encodes MDPSKIAHTEYPVDTIIIHEDFDNNSMSNNIALLKTDTAMHFGNLVQSICFLGRMLHTPPVLQNCWVSGWNPTSATGNHMTMSVLRKIFVKDLDMCPLHKLQKTECGSHTKEETKTACLGDPGSPMMCQLQQFDLWVLRGVLNFGGETCPGLFLYTKVEDYSKWITSKAERAGPPLSSLHHWEKLTSFSHHGPNAAMTQKTYSDSELGHVGSYLQGQRRTITHSRLGNSSRDSLDVREKGVKESGRSPEVSVQPLYYDYYGGEVGEGRIFAGQNRLHQPEEIILVSFVLVFFCSSI; translated from the exons ATGGATCCCAGCAAGATTGCTCACACAGAGTATCCAGTCGATACCATCATCATCCATGAGGACTTTGATAACAACTCCATGAGCAACAACATAGCCCTCCTGAAGACAGACACAGCGATGCATTTTGGCAACCTGGTCCAGTCCATCTGCTTCCTCGGCAGAATGCTGCATACACCACCAGTCTTGCAGAACTGCTGGGTGTCAGGATGGAATCCCACATCTGCA ACAGGAAATCACATGACGATGAGTGTCCTGAGAAAAATCTTCGTGAAAGATCTTGACATGTGTCCCCTACACAAACTCCAGAAGACAGAATGCGGCAGCCACACGAAAGAGGAAACCAAGACTGCCTGCTTG GGGGACCCAGGAAGCCCAATGATGTGCCAGCTACAGCAGTTCGATCTGTGGGTTCTGAGAGGAGTCCTGAACTTCGGTGGTGAGACGTGCCCTGGCCTGTTTCTGTACACCAAGGTGGAAGACTACAGCAAATGGATCACATCCAAGGCTGAGAGGGCCGGCCCTCCCCTGTCCTCACTCCACCACTGGGAAAAGTTGACTTCTTTCTCCCACCATGGACCAAATGCCGCCATGACACAGAAGACATATTCTGATTCTGAACTGGGCCATGTTGGATCATACTTGCAGGGACAAAGAAGGACCATCACGCATTCACGACTAGGAAACAGCTCTAGAGATAGTCTAGATGTTAGGGAGAAGGGTGTAAAGGAATCAGGCAGGTCTCCTGAGGTGTCTGTACAACCCTTATACTATGACTATTacggtggggaggtgggggaaggtaGGATTTTTGCAGGTCAGAACAGGTTGCATCAGCCCGAAGAAATCATCTTGGTTTCCTTTGTGCTTGTTTTCTTTTGCAGCAGTATCTAG
- the PRSS54 gene encoding inactive serine protease 54 isoform X1 has translation MVSAAGLSGDGKMRGVLLVLLGLLYSSTSCGVQKASVFYGPDPKEGLVSSMEFPWVVSLQDSQYTHLAFGCILSEFWVLSIASAIQNRKDIVVIVGISNMDPSKIAHTEYPVDTIIIHEDFDNNSMSNNIALLKTDTAMHFGNLVQSICFLGRMLHTPPVLQNCWVSGWNPTSATGNHMTMSVLRKIFVKDLDMCPLHKLQKTECGSHTKEETKTACLGDPGSPMMCQLQQFDLWVLRGVLNFGGETCPGLFLYTKVEDYSKWITSKAERAGPPLSSLHHWEKLTSFSHHGPNAAMTQKTYSDSELGHVGSYLQGQRRTITHSRLGNSSRDSLDVREKGVKESGRSPEVSVQPLYYDYYGGEVGEGRIFAGQNRLHQPEEIILVSFVLVFFCSSI, from the exons ATGGTGTCCGCAGCGGGTCTCTCTGGGGATGGCAAGATGCGAGGGGTGCTCCTGGTGCTGCTCGGCCTTCTCTACTCTTCCACCA GTTGTGGCgtccagaaagcttctgttttctaCGGTCCTGACCCCAAGGAGGGCTTGGTCAGCAGCATGGAGTTCCCGTGGGTGGTGTCGCTGCAGGACTCCCAGTACACACACCTGGCTTTCGGCTGCATCCTGAGCGAGTTCTGGGTCCTCAGCATCGCATCCGCCATTCAGAACAG GAAGGACATTGTCGTTATAGTGGGTATAAGTAACATGGATCCCAGCAAGATTGCTCACACAGAGTATCCAGTCGATACCATCATCATCCATGAGGACTTTGATAACAACTCCATGAGCAACAACATAGCCCTCCTGAAGACAGACACAGCGATGCATTTTGGCAACCTGGTCCAGTCCATCTGCTTCCTCGGCAGAATGCTGCATACACCACCAGTCTTGCAGAACTGCTGGGTGTCAGGATGGAATCCCACATCTGCA ACAGGAAATCACATGACGATGAGTGTCCTGAGAAAAATCTTCGTGAAAGATCTTGACATGTGTCCCCTACACAAACTCCAGAAGACAGAATGCGGCAGCCACACGAAAGAGGAAACCAAGACTGCCTGCTTG GGGGACCCAGGAAGCCCAATGATGTGCCAGCTACAGCAGTTCGATCTGTGGGTTCTGAGAGGAGTCCTGAACTTCGGTGGTGAGACGTGCCCTGGCCTGTTTCTGTACACCAAGGTGGAAGACTACAGCAAATGGATCACATCCAAGGCTGAGAGGGCCGGCCCTCCCCTGTCCTCACTCCACCACTGGGAAAAGTTGACTTCTTTCTCCCACCATGGACCAAATGCCGCCATGACACAGAAGACATATTCTGATTCTGAACTGGGCCATGTTGGATCATACTTGCAGGGACAAAGAAGGACCATCACGCATTCACGACTAGGAAACAGCTCTAGAGATAGTCTAGATGTTAGGGAGAAGGGTGTAAAGGAATCAGGCAGGTCTCCTGAGGTGTCTGTACAACCCTTATACTATGACTATTacggtggggaggtgggggaaggtaGGATTTTTGCAGGTCAGAACAGGTTGCATCAGCCCGAAGAAATCATCTTGGTTTCCTTTGTGCTTGTTTTCTTTTGCAGCAGTATCTAG